The Rhea pennata isolate bPtePen1 chromosome Z, bPtePen1.pri, whole genome shotgun sequence genome includes a region encoding these proteins:
- the CETN3 gene encoding centrin-3 translates to MSLSLRNELSVDKTKRKKRRELTEEQKQEIKDAFELFDTDKDRAINYHELKVAMRALGFDVKKADVLKILKDYDREATGKITFDDFNEVVTDWILNRDPQEEILKAFKLFDDDDSGKISLRNLRRVARELGENMTDEELRAMIEEFDKDGDGEINQEEFIAIMTGDI, encoded by the exons ATGAGCTTATCCTTGAG GAATGAACTTTCAGTAGACAAaactaaaaggaagaaaagaagagaactGACAGAAGAACAGAAGCAGGAAATTAAAGATGCCTTTGAGTTGTTTGATACGGACAAAGATAGAGCAATAAATTATCATGAATTAAAg GTGGCAATGAGAGCCTTGGGTTTTGATGTGAAAAAAGCTGATGTACTGAAAATACTTAAAGATTATGATCGAGAAGCGACAGGCAAGATCACCTTTGATGATTTTAATGAAGTTG tgacAGACTGGATATTGAACAGAGATCCACAAGAAGAAATACTCAAGGCGTTCAAACTGTTTGACGACGACGACTCTGGTAAAATAAGTCTGAGAAACCTGCGTCGGGTTGCGAGAGAACTTGGTGAAAATATGACTGATGAAGAATTGAGGGCTATGATTGAAGAATTTGATAAAGATGGAGATGGAGAAA TAAATCAGGAAGAGTTCATTGCTATTATGACTGGAGATATTTAa